The following DNA comes from Enterocloster bolteae.
TGGATTCAGAAGGACGGCACCTGGTATTACGCCGCCGATACAGGCGAGCTCCAGGGCGGCATCATGAAGATCAACGGCAATGTCTACTACTTCGACAGCAACAGCTGTAAGTTACAGACCGGAGAACGCTCCTTCAATGGCCAGACCCACACCTTCACCGAAAACGGAACCACCGACGGCGGTCCATATGTTTATACAGAGTGGAACAGCAACGGAACACTCAGACGCGGTACCAAATTCGGGGTACGGTAATTCATAAATTGCATATCACACACAAGAACAGGGATGCCTGAGCCGGAAGGTTCAGCCATCCCTGTTCTAATGATATCAAAAACATAGAGAGCCAAAAAGACCTTCCGGAAAACTGGTTCCGAAAGGTCCTGTATACGTTTGTTGGGACATACTGGTGTAAACCAGATGTCTGACTCCAGAATTAACGCTTGGAGAACTGAGGAGCACGACGGGCTGCCTTTAAGCCGTACTTCTTTCTCTCTTTCATTCTTGGGTCTCTTGTTAAGAAACCAGCTTTCTTCAGGGCTGGTCTGTAATCAGCGTCTACCTGAAGGAGAGCTCTGGAGATGCCGTGACGGATTGCGCCGGCCTGTCCTGTTGTGCCGCCGCCGCGAACGTTAACCATTACATCGAATTTATCAGTAGTCTCAGTAGCTACTAATGGCTGGCGAACAATAACCTTTAAAGTCTCAAGACCAAGATACTCATTGATATCTCTCTTGTTGATGGTGATGTTGCCGGTACCTGGTACTAAATATACTCTGGCGATGGATTTTTTTCTTCTGCCTGTTCCGTAAAATTTTGCGTTAGCCATGATACTTTCTTCCTCCAATCCTCATTAAAATGTTAAAACTTCTGGTTTCTGTGCTGCCTGCTCATGGTCTGGGCCTGCATATACATGAAGCTTGCCAAACATGCTTCTTCCCAGAGGTCCCTTTGGAAGCATACCCTTAACTGCTAACTCGATAACCTTCTCAGGCTTCTTAGCCATCAATTCACGCAGGGTTGTCTCTCTCATACCGCCTACGTAATCAGAGTGATTGTAATAAATCTTCTGATCCAACTTCTTGCCGGTTACTTTAATCTTCTCAGCGTTCACAACGATTACATAATCGCCGCAATCCATATGAGGTGTGAAAATCGGCTTGTTCTTTCCTCTTAAAACCTTTGCTATCTCTGAAGACAGACGTCCTAATGTATATCCTGTAGCATCAACTACATACCATTTTCTTTCAATTGTCGCTGGACTAGCCATAAAACTCTTCATTGGTTAACCTCCTGTTAATCTCAACCTTGTTATACACCTGACATCCAACGGATGCCCGCTATATGCCTGATAAATATGGGAAGTATTTATCAATCAAAGTGCTCACTCCGGGGCTTTGGATGAGCATTCTTTGCTAATGTCACAGTTTTATATTATATAATACCAAACACTCCCTGTCAACCACTTTACAAAGAAAAAATGCCGAATAATCAAAGATATTCCGGCATTTACAGCTCATATTTCATTTCTATCAGAGTAAGCCCCCTGGCAGGCGCCGTGGGGCCTGCTGCCCGCCGGTCCTTTGCCTCCAGAATGGAGGGCATATCCTCTGCCTGTATATGGCCTGTTCCCACAGCCATCAGGGTCCCGGCAATGATGCGCACCATATTATACAGAAAACCGTTTCCGGTCACGCGTATGGTAATGATATCATCCGCATTTCTCGTAACATCAATCCTATAGACGGTCCTTACTGTATCCGTCACCTGGGTGCGGACACTGCAGAAGCTTTTAAAATCATGTTCCCCGGCCAGCATATTTGCAGCAGCCTGCATCCTGTCCACATCCAGCTTATAATAACAGAAATGGGAGTACAGGCGCTCCATGGGCATGTTGATTCTCCGGTTTAAAATCCTGTATTCATATGTCTTGATGCAGGTGCATTTTCTGGGATGCCAGTCAGAGGGCACTTCCTCGGATACCTGAACCCGGATGTCCTCAGGAAGCCTCTGGTTTAAGGCCATGCAAATCTTATCCGGCGGCATCTGGCTTTCTGTGTCAAAGACAGCCACATTCCCCCTTGCATGGACTCCTGAATCTGTCCTGCTGGCACCTATAACCTGGATGGGCTCCCTCATAAGCTGGGTAAGGGCTTCATTCAAAACAGATTCTATGGTCACTGCCCCCGGCTGTATCTGCCAGCCGTGATATTGGGTGCCGTCATAGGCAACCACAAGCCGTATTCGTTTCATTGATCCTACCTTCCTGTATATGCAGCGCAGTGCTCATTTTAGAGATAAACCCTGGACGCTATGATGACCACAAAATACAGGGCATATATCATATAGGCGTCATGGTCCGCCTGGCGGTACTGCAGGGGTTTCATCTTTGTGCGGCCGTCGCCGCCGCGGTAACAGCGGGCTTCCATGGCCATGGCCAGGTCTGTGGCCCTGCGGAAGGCGGAAATAAATAACGGCACCAGAAGAGGCACCATGGCCTTTGCCTTCTGTATCAGATTGCCGGTCTCAAAGTCAGCTCCCCTGGCCATCTGGGCCTTCATGATTTTATCGGTTTCCTCCACCAGAATAGGGATGAATCTCAGGGCAATGGACATCATCATGGCAACCTCATGGACCGGCACCCTGAACCGTTTCAGAAAGCCCAGGCCCTTTTCCAGACCGTCTGTCAGCTGGTTGGGCGTGGTGGTCAGCGTCATGATGGATGAGCCAATCACCAGATAGATAAGCCTCAGCCCCATAAAAAAGGCCATACGCACGCCCTCAAAGGTTATCTTGAAAATCCAGAACTTTACCAGTATGCGTCCGTCTGTCAGGAACAGATTGAAGCTGACACTGATTAACAGCAGAATCATGATAGCCTTCAGCCCCCTGAGAATGAAACGCACCGGCACCCTGGTCAGCTTAATCACAGCTGCCAGCACCACCGTGGCAATGACATAACCCCATATATTGTCTGCAACAAACAAGGAGGCTATGAACACCATAGTTCCAAAAAGCTTTGTCCTGGGGTCCAGTCTGTGAACGGCGGAGTCCACCGGATAGTACTGGCCCAACGTAATCTCTCTAAACATTTTTATCCCTGCTGCTTTCTGTCAGTTTATTCCTCAGCGCCAGAATAGCCTCCCTAGCCTCCGCCACTGTGGTAATATCATCATCAATATCAATGCCGTTTTCCTTCAGGTCATGGACCAGATAAGTTATCTGGGGCGCAGCCAGTCCCATGGTCTCCAGTTCCCTGTAATGGCAAAATACCTCCTTTGGCGCGCCGTCAAACACCTTCTGCCCATGGTTCATCACAATCAGACGGTCCGCATACCTGGCCACATCCTCCATGCTGTGGGAAACCAGTATGATGGTCATATGGCGCTCCCTGTGGAGCCTGTCAATCTGGTCCAGAATCTCATCCCTTCCCCTTGGATCCAGGCCGGCTGTCGGCTCGTCCAGTATAAGGACCTCCGGTTCCATGGCCAGCACGCCAGCTATGGCCACCCGCCGTTTCTGGCCGCCGGACAGCTCAAAGGGAGACTGTTTATAATAAGAAGGGTCCAGGCCCACCTGTTCCAGGGCTTTTTTTGCCCTGGCTTCGGCCTCCTCCCTGCTCAGTCCCTGATTCTTAGGTCCGAAGCATACATCTGTCAGCACATCCACTTCAAAGAGCTGGTGCTCCGGATACTGGAATACCAGGCCCACCTTGCTCCTCAGCTGCTTCATGTCATAGCCCTGGCTGTAGATATTCTCCCCGTTGTAGTAGAGTTCGCCTGCGCTGGCTTTTATCAGCCCGTTTAAATGCTGAATCAGGGTGGACTTTCCCGAGCCCGTATGTCCAATCAGACCCACAAATTCCCCGTCCTCAATCTCCAGATTCACGTCAAACAGGGCATGCTGCTCAAAGGCCGTGCCGCCGCCATATACAAAATTCAAATCAACTGCTTTTATTGACATCCTCTATCTCCTTCTCCCTATCTCAGAAGGGGTACCAGCTGTTCCACCAGCTCTTCCCTGCTAAGGATTCCATCCGTAAGGGGCATTCCTGCCTCCTTAAGCTCCCAGGCCAGCTCTGTGACCTGGGGCACGTCCAGTCCATGGCTCTTCAGTTCTTTGACCCTAGAGAAAATTTCCCTTGGCTGTCCGTCCATGACAATCCTGCCGTCGTCCATGACAATGATTCTGTCAGCCTCAATGGCTTCCTCCATATAGTGGGTAATCAGCAGGACGGTGATGCCTTCTGCCCTGTTTAACTCATGAATGGTCCGTATAACCTCCTTGCGGCCGTTAGGGTCCAGCATGGCAGTGGGCTCGTCCAGAATAATGCACTCCGGCTTCATGGCCATAACGCCTGCTATGGCCACCCTCTGCTTCTGTCCTCCTGAAAGCTTATTGGGTGACTGGAGCCGGTAGGCGGTCATTCCAACAGCCTTCAGGCTCTCCTCCACACGCTTCCATATCTCTTCTGTGGGCACGCCTATATTCTCCGGTCCAAAGCCCACATCCTCCTCCACAATATTGCCGATGATCTGGTTATCCGGATTCTGGAACACCATGCCGGCTGTCTTGCGGACATCCCAGATATGTTCCTCATCCCTGGTATCCATATCCCCCACCCATACGGTTCCTTCCGTGGGCAGCAGAAGACCGTTGACATGCTTGGCCAGAGTTGACTTGCCGGAACCATTATGGCCCAGCACAGCCACAAAATCACCCTTTTTTATATCCACATCCACACCGTCAATAGCCCGGTTCACTTCTTCTATATTTTCTTCCTCATCGCGTCTTATATACTCATATACCAGTTTTGCCGCTTTAACGATTCCCATATGCGTCCTTTCAACACCTTCGTTCTGCTACGTTTCTCAATTTTAGTTGATATTACTATATAAGTCAAGAGCAGCGGCGCAATAATCCCGTTACAGGCGCCATGGCTGCAGTCCGACCGTTCACCAGGCACTCTAAAGGGCTTCTGTCATGAGATACCCCCTGCTGCGCCCATTGGTTTCTGCTTACAGTTTCATTATATTTTTTTCCCATGCCAAAAGCAACTGTTTTCCAGTGACCTGCCCCGGGACGGAATGGAATATCTGATGGCGCAATGCAGTACATAACATCCATTATCATTTCTGTTCCGGCCGGTGTGATTTGCTGATACATCAGCAAATGCCGTGCAGAAAGTAATGAGCAACAGACAGCCTGGGATATACCTCCTTAAAAGGAAAACGAATCCCCGAAGAGCTGCCTCTCTTCGGGGATTCGTTTGTGTTGTAATACACAATAACATCTTTTCTTATCTGACAATTCACTGCACCCAGGCCCCGTCATCTCCCACATAATACCCGTCCGGTGTAGTGGTATTGTAATACATGGCTCCGTCGTCTCCGCAGTAATACCATCTGCCGCCCCAGTCAATCCAGCCCGTCACCATGTATCCGGCGGCATTAAAAAAATACCACCTGTCATCAATATACTGCCAGTTATTTACCGTATAGCTCTTATCCGCATTGCAGTACCACCAGCCCACCGAATCCCTGAGCCAGGCGCCTTTGTAACTGGATGAGGAGGAACCGTATGTCCTTCTGCCGTCACTGATTTCATCCGCCTCCTCCGATGAAACATACCAGGAATCGGACTCCTCCCAGCTTCCCTTGTCGGAGGAGCTGTACACGGCCCTTACCTTAAACAGATAGTCACCGCTTTTTGTAATATAACCGGAAAAATCATAACTGGTATCCGAGGTTGTAAGTACGGAGGTAACGGAATTATCATTGCGGTAAAGCCTTACCTCGTATTTCCTCGCGTCCCCGCTGTCCTCCCACGAAGCCATGCCGTCGGATTCATCCCATTCCAGCCCGTAGACATCCAAATCATATCCGCTGTCACTGCCGTCCAGGGAATCCAGAGTAATGTATACGATCAGGGTGCTGCTCTTTCTGGTGACCGATGTAACTTTACCGTCCGCCCCTCTTAAATCCACATCACTTTTAGACAGACCGGAAGAAAAATAGTAATCATCCTCCGCCTCCACCGTAACCTTCAGCTTTGGCTTATCGCCGTCATCCCATCCATTTTTAGGTTCATTGGTTATCTCTATATCATCCACGTAATAGTCGCCGGAATCACAGGTCACATCCACGTCTCCGGAACTGTCGCCCGCCTCAATATTGGACTCCACATCCAGGGATATACTGTCTATCTCTGTCCTTGTGGATGCCATGGCCGTCCCGCACGTAAGCATCAGCAGCGCCCCTGACATCCAAATGACTGCCTGCTGTTTCAGTCTCCCCATATCACACTCTCCCTTTCACTGCAAACCATAAACTGTGCCTCTGCGTCAATGAATCCAGGCCCCGCTGTCATCTACCTGAAAGCCGTCCGGTGTGGTAACTCCCGCCGCCATAGCGCCGTCTTCATACATGTAATACCATGTATCCTGAATCTGGTTCCATCCGGTTACAGCATAACCTTCCGGGTTAAAATAGTACCATTTGCCCATAATACGCTCCCACCTGTCTGCTGCTGCGGTCCCATCCTCATAGGTAAAACGCCTGCCCTCCTGGTAATCACCCCAGGTGCCGTCTGTAATGCCCGGTGTATTGGCCCCGGAGGTAAGGGAACTTACAGCTTCACCATCCTCAAGATAATCCTGCTGGTTTCCGTTTCTTGCAATGGCCTGGACCTCAAAATAATACTGAACCCCCTCCTTTGTCATAAATGGTGAAAAATCGTACTCGGTACTGCCCTCCACAAGCTGGCTCACCACAGACCCCTGGTCATCATAGAGAACAACCCGGTAGGTGTTGGCGTACTTAACGGCATTCCATCTGGCAAGACTGGGGTTTGCACTGTCCCAGCCGGCCCAGGCAGTCTCTCCCAGCTGCGCCGCAACCTGGTACTTAAATTTCACCTCATATACATTTCCCAAATCTGATTCATAGTCCTCTCCCGTATACTTTTTCACGGAGGAAACCTTTGCTTCATTTCTTCCATTGGTCACACGTAGCTCCAGACTGTCCCTGCCCAGGCTCCCCGTGCAGCCCAGATACAGGGTTCCTGTCACCTCATTGCCTGCACTCCAGTTCAGGGGAGCCTTGGACCACTCCACATCGGATGCCAGCTCCATCCCATCCGAGGAGCCTTCAGACACTTCCACATCCGGTTCCAGGGGATGTACCCTGTCTTTGTCATTGTCGTCCCTGCTGGTGCCGTCTGTGTCGTACTGGTTGGTAATCTCCAGCCTATATGTGGTTTTAGCCTGAGCACTTATGCTCAGGCCAAATACCATCAAACAAACGGCAGCAGCTGTAAAACAAAACCTGCCTCTTTTCATAGCGTCTCCTTTCAACTATCCTTCCTTTATCTATGAAAAATGCCGTCATACTTCTTTTTCCCGCAAATCACTCACAAACCTCTTTATCCTAATGCTGCCATACTCCATTGGCGTCTAACTGGAAACCGCTGATGGATGTGTTTACAGCCTTCTGTCCCTGTCCCGGATAGAAGTAGTACCAATTATCCTGGACCTTGTACCACCCTTCCACCATGGCGCCGCTTTCGTTCATGAAATACGTCTTTCCGTCAATGGTGAGCCAGCTGTTCTTGACCATGGCGCCTTCCGGTCCGTCCTGGTTGGGGTTCATATAGTACCAAATATTATTGGACTTTACCCAGCCTGTCTTCATATCGCCGCTTTCACCCAGATAGTACCATCCGCTGTTGGTCTGCTTCCATCCCGTCACCATCTTGCCTGTCTCGTCGAACAGATACCATTTATCATTCCATCTCAGCCAGCCGTTTTTCTGGTAGTTGCCGTCGGGATATTTAAAATACCATGTGTCACCTTCCTTGCGCCATCCAACGTCCGTGTTTCCTCCGCTGGGAGTACTGCCGTTGCCATCCTCCTGTCCGGTGCCGTCAGAAACCTCGTCCTCAGCGATATATAAGTCTCCTGCTTCGGTCCATTCGCTCTTCTTGCCGCGCTTCTTTTCCTCCTCTGTGTGGGGAACGGTCCTTACCTTAAAGGAATAATCACCTTCCTTGGTCATGTAAGGATAAAAATTATAGGATGTTCCCTTATACTCCTCCAGCTTCTTAACCACGGATGATCCACGGTACAAATACACGTCGTAATATCCGGAACCGCCGTTTTCCGGTTCCTCCCACCTGGCTCTTCCCCGGGTGCTGCCCCATTCCGCGTCTTCCGGCGGGTCGTAGGTCCCCTTGATTCCGTTTGCCCTGATTACCACCTTAAGGTCACTTCCGCTTTTGGAAGCAGACACAAAAGTTCCGCCGCTGACACTGACGCTGCCTGAACTGTAGCTGCTGCGGAAACGGTAATCATAATTGCTGTTGCTGGAACTCTCCGGCTCCAGCCACACAGTTATCTTTGGCGTATCGCCAATGGTCACTTCCTTATCATTGGACCACTCTGCTGACTGAACCCTGTATTTGTTCGATGAAGTGTATACCTTGTTCCCGCTGTCGCTGGAATCTGTTCCCAGGCTGTCACCATCATTGATTTCATCCCCTGAATCCAGGTCTATATCCACCTTCAAAGAGATGTTCGTGATATACTTATAATCAGATGATGCCATGGACTGGATGGGCATAGCTGTAATCAGCGTACCCGTGGCCAGGGCCAGACATAACAATCGCTTCATGCTTCTCATGAAATTCAACCTCCTCCAAGGATTCCCCCTTGCTGCACTTTCCTTGTTTCTTCTTTTCCTGGTTCTATTATAGACCAGGGGACAGTTTTGCGTCAACTTACGATATTCTTGCGATATTTTCACGATTATTTCAGGAACTAAAAAAACTGCAGACACGATTACCGTATCTGCAGCCTTCTGCACGATTCAATGGAATTATACTAACTCAATCAGAACTTCCATAGCGCCATCACCCTTACGCTGGCCAATCTTAACGATTCTGGTGTAACCACCATTACGGCCTACGTACTTTGGAGCAACGTCGTCAAAAATCTTAGCTACCAGGTCAACAGACTTGGTATTTCTCTTCTTTCCTGCTGCGGCAGCCGGAACTTCGGTCACTCCGTAGAGAACCTTTAACATCTGCCTTCTGGCATGCAGTCTGGAAGGCATATCTTTCTTGATTTCCTTCTCTACTTCATCGTATACGGTAACCTTCTTGCCGTCTACAACTTCCTTAACCCTCTTGCCGTCTTTGTCCTTGCGGGCAACCTTAGCGGTAACCTTTACAGTCTCGAAGTTATCCTTCTCCTTAACTGCCATGGCAATCAGACCTTCTGCAACCTTGCGGATTTCCTTTGCACGGGTCTCAGTTGTCCTGATGTGTCCATGATATAACAGTGCTGTTACCTGGCTTCTGATTAAAGCCTTTCTCTGATCGGAAGTTCTTCCTAATTTTCTATATCCTGCCATTGTATTTTCCTCCATTATCGTGGAACACCTTCACCATGCTTCTTTGGACTTACTGGTATTGGCGTTTTCGCCCACTTATTCTATTTGGCTCTCTCAGTCATGCTTCTTTGGACTTACTGACCGGGAGTAAAGCTCCCTCACTTCGTTCGGTCTGTGCGGGAAACGCAAACTCCGCTTCACTTCGTCTGCGCAGCGCTCCCTCACTGTGTTCGGTCGCTTAGTTGTCGTCGCTTGGATTTAGCTGTAAGCCTAATTCCTTTAACTTGGCCAGTACTTCCTCTAAGGACTTGCGGCCTAAGTTACGAACCTTCATCATGTCCTCAGAAGTCCTGTTGCACAGCTCTTCCACTGTGTTGATGCCGGCTCTCTTCAGACAGTTGTAGGAACGAACGGAAAGCTCCAGTTCGTCGATATTCATCTCAAGCACTTTCTCTTTCTCATTGTCTTCCTTCTCTACCATGATCTCAGCGGTCTTGGCATTCTCGGAAAGGTC
Coding sequences within:
- the rpsI gene encoding 30S ribosomal protein S9 yields the protein MANAKFYGTGRRKKSIARVYLVPGTGNITINKRDINEYLGLETLKVIVRQPLVATETTDKFDVMVNVRGGGTTGQAGAIRHGISRALLQVDADYRPALKKAGFLTRDPRMKERKKYGLKAARRAPQFSKR
- the rplM gene encoding 50S ribosomal protein L13, producing the protein MKSFMASPATIERKWYVVDATGYTLGRLSSEIAKVLRGKNKPIFTPHMDCGDYVIVVNAEKIKVTGKKLDQKIYYNHSDYVGGMRETTLRELMAKKPEKVIELAVKGMLPKGPLGRSMFGKLHVYAGPDHEQAAQKPEVLTF
- the truA gene encoding tRNA pseudouridine(38-40) synthase TruA: MKRIRLVVAYDGTQYHGWQIQPGAVTIESVLNEALTQLMREPIQVIGASRTDSGVHARGNVAVFDTESQMPPDKICMALNQRLPEDIRVQVSEEVPSDWHPRKCTCIKTYEYRILNRRINMPMERLYSHFCYYKLDVDRMQAAANMLAGEHDFKSFCSVRTQVTDTVRTVYRIDVTRNADDIITIRVTGNGFLYNMVRIIAGTLMAVGTGHIQAEDMPSILEAKDRRAAGPTAPARGLTLIEMKYEL
- a CDS encoding energy-coupling factor transporter transmembrane component T family protein → MFREITLGQYYPVDSAVHRLDPRTKLFGTMVFIASLFVADNIWGYVIATVVLAAVIKLTRVPVRFILRGLKAIMILLLISVSFNLFLTDGRILVKFWIFKITFEGVRMAFFMGLRLIYLVIGSSIMTLTTTPNQLTDGLEKGLGFLKRFRVPVHEVAMMMSIALRFIPILVEETDKIMKAQMARGADFETGNLIQKAKAMVPLLVPLFISAFRRATDLAMAMEARCYRGGDGRTKMKPLQYRQADHDAYMIYALYFVVIIASRVYL
- a CDS encoding energy-coupling factor transporter ATPase; the encoded protein is MSIKAVDLNFVYGGGTAFEQHALFDVNLEIEDGEFVGLIGHTGSGKSTLIQHLNGLIKASAGELYYNGENIYSQGYDMKQLRSKVGLVFQYPEHQLFEVDVLTDVCFGPKNQGLSREEAEARAKKALEQVGLDPSYYKQSPFELSGGQKRRVAIAGVLAMEPEVLILDEPTAGLDPRGRDEILDQIDRLHRERHMTIILVSHSMEDVARYADRLIVMNHGQKVFDGAPKEVFCHYRELETMGLAAPQITYLVHDLKENGIDIDDDITTVAEAREAILALRNKLTESSRDKNV
- a CDS encoding energy-coupling factor transporter ATPase, whose amino-acid sequence is MGIVKAAKLVYEYIRRDEEENIEEVNRAIDGVDVDIKKGDFVAVLGHNGSGKSTLAKHVNGLLLPTEGTVWVGDMDTRDEEHIWDVRKTAGMVFQNPDNQIIGNIVEEDVGFGPENIGVPTEEIWKRVEESLKAVGMTAYRLQSPNKLSGGQKQRVAIAGVMAMKPECIILDEPTAMLDPNGRKEVIRTIHELNRAEGITVLLITHYMEEAIEADRIIVMDDGRIVMDGQPREIFSRVKELKSHGLDVPQVTELAWELKEAGMPLTDGILSREELVEQLVPLLR
- a CDS encoding N-acetylmuramoyl-L-alanine amidase family protein, encoding MRSMKRLLCLALATGTLITAMPIQSMASSDYKYITNISLKVDIDLDSGDEINDGDSLGTDSSDSGNKVYTSSNKYRVQSAEWSNDKEVTIGDTPKITVWLEPESSSNSNYDYRFRSSYSSGSVSVSGGTFVSASKSGSDLKVVIRANGIKGTYDPPEDAEWGSTRGRARWEEPENGGSGYYDVYLYRGSSVVKKLEEYKGTSYNFYPYMTKEGDYSFKVRTVPHTEEEKKRGKKSEWTEAGDLYIAEDEVSDGTGQEDGNGSTPSGGNTDVGWRKEGDTWYFKYPDGNYQKNGWLRWNDKWYLFDETGKMVTGWKQTNSGWYYLGESGDMKTGWVKSNNIWYYMNPNQDGPEGAMVKNSWLTIDGKTYFMNESGAMVEGWYKVQDNWYYFYPGQGQKAVNTSISGFQLDANGVWQH
- a CDS encoding bL17 family ribosomal protein — its product is MAGYRKLGRTSDQRKALIRSQVTALLYHGHIRTTETRAKEIRKVAEGLIAMAVKEKDNFETVKVTAKVARKDKDGKRVKEVVDGKKVTVYDEVEKEIKKDMPSRLHARRQMLKVLYGVTEVPAAAAGKKRNTKSVDLVAKIFDDVAPKYVGRNGGYTRIVKIGQRKGDGAMEVLIELV